In Blastopirellula marina, the following proteins share a genomic window:
- a CDS encoding alpha/beta hydrolase, with protein MGKSVLVLLLLASTAWAADSKVTRNISYAGSDSRRQQLDIYAPQDAKDLPVIVWMHGGGWRRGDKLLVQKKPQAFNDQGYVFVSINYRFVPDHTMHDLATDVATAIKWVHDHIAEYGGSQDTIFVGGHSAGAHLSALVCSDESYLKAQGLALTNIAGCFPVDTATYDTAKLVSFLDRANSNRTELYTNAFGETAESQKKYSPLTHINKNTKYPPFLLLHVAARPDATLMSNAFAKAVTSAGGQAETFAAKGKDHGSINSELGVPGDEPTKAVFAFLKKHQPKSAQE; from the coding sequence ATGGGAAAATCTGTCTTAGTTTTGCTGCTATTGGCCAGCACGGCCTGGGCCGCCGATAGCAAGGTCACGCGAAACATTTCCTACGCCGGCAGCGACAGCCGGCGTCAACAACTTGATATCTATGCCCCCCAAGATGCCAAAGACTTGCCGGTCATCGTCTGGATGCATGGCGGCGGCTGGCGAAGAGGCGACAAGCTGCTCGTTCAAAAGAAACCCCAGGCATTCAACGACCAAGGGTACGTCTTCGTCTCGATCAACTACCGCTTCGTCCCCGACCACACCATGCACGACCTGGCCACCGACGTCGCGACCGCGATCAAGTGGGTCCACGACCACATCGCCGAGTATGGCGGCTCACAAGATACGATCTTCGTCGGCGGACACTCCGCTGGGGCCCACCTTTCGGCGCTGGTCTGCTCGGACGAGTCTTATTTGAAGGCGCAAGGACTTGCTCTTACGAACATCGCCGGCTGCTTCCCTGTCGACACCGCCACCTACGACACCGCGAAGCTGGTCTCGTTCCTCGATCGCGCGAATAGCAATCGAACCGAACTATACACCAACGCCTTTGGCGAAACGGCCGAAAGTCAGAAGAAGTACTCCCCCCTCACGCACATCAACAAGAACACCAAGTACCCGCCCTTCCTTCTACTGCATGTCGCTGCGCGTCCCGACGCCACGCTCATGAGCAACGCATTCGCCAAAGCAGTCACCAGCGCCGGCGGCCAGGCCGAGACCTTCGCGGCCAAAGGAAAGGATCACGGAAGCATCAACAGTGAACTGGGCGTCCCCGGCGACGAGCCCACCAAGGCTGTGTTCGCATTCCTGAAAAAGCATCAACCCAAGTCCGCACAGGAATAA
- a CDS encoding magnesium chelatase yields MTSSNDATDNLARPVNLKELKESGWRSRSVKEEIQENFMRMLATGEETFPGMVGYEDTVLPEIHLALIAGHDMLFMGEKGQGKSRMMRMMVRFLDDAVPYLNIPGCPVHEDPYHPITSVAKNFVANHGDEEIPIAWWPRQERYAERLAPGTKFADVIGEIDPAKLAGGVSMSTEEALHFGLIPRMHRGIFAMNELPELDELVQVGLFNMLEERDVQIRGYPVNFDIDLVLLFSANPSTFNRSGKVIPQLKDRIGSVIHTHYPRQRDLGIQIIEQEADVRLDGDYPVVMPYFMKEVLEQITEAARRSKFVDQQSGVSARFSIANYSTVVASARHRGILLNEKPAVVRLSDFGHIYTSSLGKLELDMMGSHQMSERQVLDALIAEAVGTVFQEYIQEHGLEQIAEIFQKGIKIEVGDLLPSEHYSERLKRVPPVWDRAFEVNASENPAMRASCVEFVLAGLYALDRISRAQHHGKITYEFE; encoded by the coding sequence GTGACTAGCTCGAACGACGCGACTGACAACCTTGCTCGCCCGGTGAACCTGAAAGAACTGAAAGAGAGCGGTTGGCGGTCGCGCTCTGTGAAAGAAGAGATTCAAGAAAACTTCATGCGCATGCTGGCCACCGGAGAAGAAACGTTCCCCGGGATGGTGGGCTACGAAGATACCGTCTTGCCAGAGATTCATCTGGCCCTGATCGCCGGGCACGACATGCTGTTCATGGGTGAGAAAGGGCAGGGGAAGAGCCGCATGATGCGGATGATGGTGCGTTTTCTGGATGATGCGGTGCCGTACCTGAACATTCCTGGCTGCCCTGTGCATGAAGATCCTTATCACCCGATCACCTCGGTAGCGAAAAACTTTGTCGCCAATCACGGGGACGAAGAGATCCCGATTGCCTGGTGGCCGCGGCAGGAACGCTACGCCGAGCGTCTAGCACCAGGGACCAAGTTTGCCGACGTAATCGGCGAGATCGACCCGGCCAAGCTGGCCGGCGGCGTGAGCATGAGCACCGAAGAAGCATTGCACTTTGGTCTTATCCCGCGGATGCACCGGGGAATCTTCGCGATGAACGAACTGCCAGAGCTCGACGAACTGGTGCAGGTTGGTTTGTTCAACATGTTGGAAGAACGGGACGTGCAGATCCGCGGCTATCCGGTGAACTTCGATATCGACCTGGTGCTGCTCTTCTCGGCGAACCCTTCCACGTTCAATCGCAGCGGCAAGGTCATCCCGCAGCTTAAGGACCGCATCGGTTCGGTTATTCATACGCACTACCCACGGCAGCGCGATCTGGGGATTCAGATTATCGAGCAGGAAGCGGACGTTCGTCTGGATGGTGATTATCCGGTAGTGATGCCATACTTCATGAAGGAAGTGCTGGAGCAGATCACCGAGGCTGCCCGGCGAAGCAAGTTTGTCGATCAGCAGTCTGGCGTCAGTGCCCGGTTCAGTATCGCCAACTACAGCACCGTGGTCGCCTCGGCCCGGCATCGGGGAATCTTGCTCAACGAGAAGCCGGCGGTCGTTCGCTTGAGCGACTTCGGGCACATCTATACGTCGAGCCTGGGGAAGTTGGAACTCGACATGATGGGCAGCCATCAAATGTCCGAGCGTCAGGTGCTCGACGCGCTGATCGCCGAAGCGGTCGGGACGGTGTTCCAGGAATACATCCAAGAGCACGGCCTCGAACAGATCGCCGAGATTTTCCAGAAGGGGATCAAGATCGAGGTGGGGGACTTACTGCCGTCGGAACATTACAGCGAGCGGCTGAAGCGGGTACCGCCGGTATGGGATCGCGCGTTTGAAGTGAACGCATCCGAGAACCCCGCCATGCGGGCCTCGTGCGTCGAGTTCGTTCTGGCGGGTTTGTACGCGCTAGACCGCATCAGCCGAGCCCAACACCACGGCAAGATCACGTACGAGTTTGAGTAA
- a CDS encoding HD domain-containing protein: MNLDKFAAESLCYDPIHGYVPFVSEGTSPGEVTERTIIDHPWLQRMRQIHQLQTAWWVYPTAEHTRFQHILGVMHLASRLINQLYPSLKEVCPDTPSRGHVESLLRMAGLLHDVGHGPFGHFFDSHFLQHFGLTHESLGAHIIQHELGDLLSQLRRNPYSQMEDHEHINPEHISWMIQRPKQGDEADRPQWLSFLRSLLSGIYTIDNMDFVLRDAYMTGYSQQSYDLERLIRYSFFTEKGLTIHERGMAALIRFMNVRAELFQTVYFHREVMAIDKTLEDLFAESRPWMFPGNPIENLAAYQGFTEFSLLVDAARWHQSADPHQAEVGRKWKDLLSRNIPWRFICERSLRFDEGESQEMTIFRSENFALTALREVLPAELKEIPLKIALNRTVFRPNTRGPSDHQNFMYDGAQKKIKELTTDKIFRSLPVSRVICRIYAQDASLAPKLASALDRLVGNHAVDDLTNM, from the coding sequence GTGAATCTCGATAAATTTGCCGCCGAGTCCCTCTGCTACGATCCCATTCACGGATATGTTCCCTTCGTTTCGGAAGGAACTTCCCCGGGCGAGGTCACCGAACGCACCATCATCGATCATCCCTGGCTCCAGCGGATGCGGCAGATTCACCAGCTACAAACGGCCTGGTGGGTCTATCCCACCGCCGAGCATACCCGCTTTCAGCACATCCTCGGGGTGATGCACCTGGCCAGCCGGCTGATCAATCAACTGTATCCCAGCCTGAAGGAAGTCTGCCCCGACACCCCTTCTCGCGGCCACGTCGAATCTCTCCTGCGAATGGCAGGCCTATTGCACGACGTCGGCCACGGGCCGTTCGGCCACTTCTTCGACAGCCACTTCCTCCAGCACTTCGGCCTGACGCACGAATCGCTCGGGGCCCATATCATCCAGCACGAACTGGGGGACCTCCTTTCCCAACTGCGGCGGAATCCCTACTCGCAGATGGAAGACCACGAACACATCAATCCCGAACACATTTCCTGGATGATTCAGCGTCCCAAGCAGGGGGACGAAGCCGATCGCCCGCAGTGGCTCAGTTTTCTCCGTAGCCTGCTCAGCGGCATTTACACGATCGACAACATGGACTTCGTCCTCCGCGATGCCTACATGACCGGCTACAGCCAGCAGTCGTACGACTTGGAACGGCTGATCCGTTACAGCTTTTTCACGGAAAAAGGTCTCACCATCCACGAACGCGGCATGGCAGCGCTGATCCGCTTCATGAACGTCCGGGCAGAGCTTTTCCAAACCGTTTACTTCCACCGCGAAGTGATGGCGATCGATAAGACGCTCGAAGACCTGTTCGCCGAAAGCCGCCCCTGGATGTTCCCTGGCAACCCCATCGAGAACCTCGCCGCCTACCAAGGCTTCACCGAGTTCAGCCTGCTAGTCGATGCGGCCCGCTGGCATCAATCCGCAGACCCTCACCAGGCCGAGGTCGGCCGCAAATGGAAAGACCTGCTCAGCCGCAACATCCCCTGGCGATTCATCTGCGAACGCTCCCTCCGCTTCGACGAAGGGGAAAGTCAGGAGATGACCATCTTCCGCAGCGAAAACTTTGCCCTGACAGCACTGCGCGAAGTGCTACCGGCCGAACTGAAAGAGATCCCGCTGAAGATCGCCCTGAACCGAACCGTCTTCCGCCCCAACACCCGCGGCCCCAGCGACCACCAGAACTTCATGTACGACGGAGCTCAAAAGAAGATCAAAGAGCTCACCACCGACAAGATCTTCCGCTCGCTCCCAGTCAGCCGCGTCATCTGCCGGATCTACGCCCAGGATGCGTCCCTGGCACCAAAGCTGGCGTCGGCGCTCGATCGACTGGTAGGCAACCACGCGGTAGATGATTTGACGAATATGTAG